One part of the Bacteroidota bacterium genome encodes these proteins:
- a CDS encoding T9SS type A sorting domain-containing protein: protein MKKIITIVMSLLVSAGGSLFAQEKCLTEIMFQEAAAKDPQLLRNREAMELWTQQYLEQQQNQSATEKGAAVVKVIPVVVHVIHFNGSENISKAQIQNQIDILNEDFNALNADTTNCPAVFQPLIGNTQVEFRLAQLDPNGNCTDGIVRVYSPLTVNARNNVKALSYWPSNQYLNMWVVNSIENSGGSPGQVIGFAQFPGTGSPLTDGVVIKHDFMGNIGTAAGTGNAGRTATHEVGHWLNLRHIWGDNTCGNDFVSDTPPHYEANLSICPTWPYLSSCPGNAPNGDMYVNYMDYTNGDCQNMFSVGQSARMNAALASATSGRNNLWNANNLVLTGTDGSPAVLCAPKADFIPRPRLICEGGSTQFVDISWRGEVASRVWTFPGGSPATDTSRNPLVVYNTPGVYDVTLTVTNASGTDSKTETGIVIVSPNNVTTSVPYSEGFEGGLFPTANSWVNINANGGSEWEVNNVAAATGQYSINLYNFSNNDKGPDEFITNAFNFTGVTGTIMTFDMAFAYPTSTGTNDDKLTVYFSSNCGQTWMPRYAKQGASLATTTTAIANDFYPSSTQWRTETVSLTPTSISTRPNIRFRFEFNHDTGNNIFIDNININGTVGIDEVNADNSNVIVYPNPSSSFTYVDFNMTYTGLVKIDVTDAQGRLISTFTDELPAGEHQYTMSQDLAKGVYFVRLTFGDKAVTKKVVIK from the coding sequence ATGAAAAAAATTATAACTATAGTAATGTCGCTGCTTGTAAGTGCAGGCGGTAGTTTGTTTGCCCAGGAAAAGTGTCTTACTGAAATTATGTTTCAGGAGGCTGCTGCAAAAGATCCTCAACTTTTAAGAAACAGAGAGGCGATGGAACTGTGGACGCAACAGTATCTCGAACAACAACAAAATCAATCCGCCACAGAGAAAGGTGCTGCGGTAGTAAAAGTTATTCCGGTAGTAGTGCATGTGATCCATTTTAACGGTTCGGAGAACATTTCAAAAGCACAAATTCAGAATCAGATTGATATTCTTAATGAAGATTTTAATGCGTTGAATGCAGATACAACAAATTGTCCTGCCGTTTTTCAACCCTTGATTGGAAATACACAAGTTGAATTCCGACTCGCGCAGTTGGATCCAAATGGCAATTGTACCGATGGTATCGTTCGTGTTTATTCTCCTTTAACAGTGAATGCCCGAAACAATGTGAAAGCATTGAGTTATTGGCCAAGCAACCAATATCTGAACATGTGGGTAGTCAACAGTATTGAGAATTCAGGTGGTTCGCCCGGTCAGGTAATCGGTTTTGCGCAGTTCCCCGGTACAGGATCCCCATTGACAGATGGTGTGGTGATTAAACATGATTTTATGGGCAATATCGGAACTGCTGCCGGTACAGGGAATGCAGGAAGAACGGCGACACATGAGGTAGGTCACTGGTTAAATCTTCGTCATATTTGGGGAGACAATACCTGTGGAAATGATTTCGTTTCTGATACCCCTCCTCATTATGAGGCCAATTTATCTATCTGCCCAACATGGCCCTATCTAAGCAGTTGCCCGGGTAATGCTCCTAATGGCGACATGTATGTGAATTATATGGATTATACCAATGGCGATTGCCAGAATATGTTTTCTGTTGGACAGTCTGCCAGAATGAATGCAGCATTGGCCAGTGCCACCAGCGGAAGAAATAATTTATGGAATGCTAATAACCTTGTCTTAACGGGTACGGATGGCTCACCTGCCGTCCTTTGCGCACCAAAAGCGGATTTCATTCCCCGCCCTCGCTTGATTTGTGAAGGTGGTTCCACTCAATTTGTTGATATTTCATGGAGAGGTGAAGTGGCTTCCAGGGTATGGACATTCCCTGGCGGATCTCCGGCAACAGATACATCAAGAAATCCGCTGGTAGTATATAATACTCCCGGTGTATATGATGTTACTTTAACTGTAACTAATGCTTCAGGAACAGATTCTAAAACGGAAACCGGAATTGTGATTGTCAGTCCGAATAATGTGACGACCTCTGTACCTTACTCTGAAGGTTTTGAAGGTGGATTATTTCCAACTGCCAACAGTTGGGTAAATATAAATGCCAATGGCGGTAGCGAATGGGAAGTAAATAATGTAGCCGCAGCCACCGGTCAATATTCCATCAACCTTTATAATTTTTCAAATAATGATAAAGGTCCGGATGAGTTTATAACGAATGCATTCAACTTCACGGGTGTTACCGGAACCATCATGACTTTTGACATGGCTTTTGCTTATCCTACTTCAACCGGAACCAATGACGATAAACTGACTGTGTATTTCTCTTCCAATTGCGGACAAACCTGGATGCCGCGTTATGCCAAGCAGGGCGCAAGTCTTGCAACAACTACAACTGCTATCGCAAATGACTTTTATCCATCTTCTACTCAATGGAGAACGGAAACAGTCAGTCTTACACCAACCTCCATCTCTACCCGACCCAATATCAGATTCCGTTTTGAGTTTAACCACGATACCGGAAATAATATTTTCATTGATAATATCAATATCAACGGTACAGTGGGGATAGACGAGGTGAATGCCGACAATTCTAACGTTATCGTCTATCCGAATCCTTCTTCATCTTTCACCTATGTGGATTTCAACATGACCTATACCGGTCTTGTGAAAATTGATGTGACAGATGCTCAGGGACGTTTGATCAGCACGTTCACTGATGAATTACCCGCAGGAGAACACCAGTACACCATGAGTCAGGATCTGGCCAA